The region TGTATACACGTATATTTGGGATCATGTAGTTCTacccacagggcttcccaggtggcgtcagtggtaaagaatctgcttgccggtgcaggagacacaggagatgtgggtttgatcccagggtcaggaagatcccttggagtaggaaatggcaacatactccagtattctctcctggaaaattccacggacagaggaaccttgtaggttacagttcacagggtcacaaagagtcagacacaactgagcacatgcatgcacacccaTTTGCAGTACTATTCATAAAGCCTAAAAAATTCACACTGAAAATTTAAAGAAGTTCAAGACTAATTTCATGTAAAATCACTGgatttgaaaaatagaaagattCATTCCATCAGTGCTCTGACCCTCTTTCCACCATGATTACTGTTACTCCATCAAAAATGCAttagttaaaaaaagagagagagaacattaGGAATCAAATAGTAAGAACAAAAGcaatcttttaaagaatttaaaatgcacACTTGGAAGAAACAAAAATGCATACTCAAGAGAAGCACTTTTGTATCTGCTTCTCACTCCCATGTTGTAAGTGTCaagattgatcataactttctcTTAGCTTTCCTTCCTAAGATTTTGTGGTAAAAGACTGCCAATGCTTCAGGAAAGTGAGGTAAAACATAATGAGAAATCTTATTTTAGAGACTTATTCCCACCGTCAACATCTTTATGGTGAACAGTCTCCAGGTAGTTTTTTTCTCTGGGTCTTGGGGCTGTGGAAAGAAGGAACTGCGATAGAGGGAGTCAGACTGAGCCACTCAATTTGTGCATGGGATTAAAATCTCCTTGAAGAGTGGAATTCCTTGAAACATAGTCAAAACCATTCTGGAAGATTTTGGTGATGTTCAATAACACAGTTAAAACCAATGCAAGAAAGTAGTGCGAGTTGAAAGACTTCTTCAGGAATTTCTTCACTAGATTGTTTTCTTGGAACATCCATTTCTCCTTAAGCCTGTCAAGGAGTTCTGAGGAGCTTCTCTTTCCTCCAGCAATTTAATTGCTTCAGTACCCTCAAAAAAACTTGCTTTAGCTTGTTGTTTCCTAGAATTAGGATAAATGAGTGTCCCCAGGGATAGAGGGCTGTGATGGTCAgaccaaaaataaacaacagcTTGCTTTCTGACATAGTAGTGCATGATATTTCTATGATAATGCCTataaaatacaagataaaaaggATGATAAAAGATATCAAAACTTTCATTGCTTTGATATGTGCTTCTGTGCTGGGGTCTCTGAATCCTGTGGCGTTCAATAGCATCCTCTGATTGTGCCTCCAAAGGGAAATGAACAATAGGATACATGTTATCAGGCATAGTATGAAGACCAGAAGTGTTCCTAGATTGAGCAAAATCTGGTTTCTAAAGAATTCACTTTTATGCACTTTGACTGAAAAGACTATGCTTCTATTCTTTGCTCTAATATCACTAATTATCTTCACAGTTAGTGGAAAAGTAACTAACCATGAAATAAGCAAGCATCCCATCAGAAGAAGAAGAACCCTTTTGATGTCACTCCTCAACCAGAGAAAAATGTGATGGGAAAAATTGGCTATCTTCAGGAAATAGAAGATGCTGAGGCTGGTGGCAAAAAAGACACTTGATGGATTCAGAATTACCCATAAGTAAGTAACACAGTCAATTAGGTAACCAGAGGAATACATTTCTGGAGAAAAAATCTTCACAAATCCATCAGTAGTTATTAACCCTATCAGGCAAATTCTGGAAGTAGCTAAGCCCATGAGAATAAAGCTGATAGTAGAAAACTTCTTGTTCTTCACACATTCAATGCAGTATGCAAGTCCAATAAATCCATTCCCTAAAACCCCCAATATTGACTCACTAACTGCTACAAAAATGAGGAGGCCTTCTGGTAGACTCAGCATATCTGCCAATCCCTAATATTGTTTCTGTTCCATCAGCCTTAAATTACCTGCTGCAGAATGAGGGAGGCATATATTGCTGCTTggtgattttcttctctttcattaatAAAGAATTGCAAGTGCCCCCATTACTGCTTTGTGATGGAATCCAAAATAGCTTCAGGGAGAACCCTCCAGTTATGTCTAAAATTTAGCTGGTCTAGAGAATGTGTGTCCAGACTGAACACCTTTCTCAATTTGTTAAGATGCAAATAAAAGTTTCTATTTCATGAATTCTACTTGCCCTCCTGAGACTATTTTGCATTTGTCACCCTGGATTGGACAGTAGGAATGGCAAACATATGCCTACAGAAAACAGagcagaatagaaagaaaaattgaactTCACCTTTTTCAGTGTCAGCATTAacactgtcatttattttgtgttaataataacattttagatatataaaacaaaaatagtgtaTAGAAGAGATGTGTGAAATTAGTATTCTTTATCTCTGTGAGGAGAtaaaagctgcttctttgagATCAATAAAAATGATTAGCCTTTAGCCATGCTGAGAAAAAAAGGGGCCAGAAGTGAAATGGGGTATAGCaactgaccccatggacatttAAAGGATTATTACAAGCATTTCTGTGTCAACAAATTTGCTAAATTAGATGAACCCTgtcaattctttgaaaaataacagTTGAAAAAAttcacacaagaagaaataggTAATGCAAATAggcctaaatatattttaatcaaaacaCTAGTCAATAACCTTCCAAAACATAAAGCACCAGGCACAGGTGGAGTTACTGgtgaattctaacaaacatttaTGAAATATTGTGCTAATTCTCTTTAGTCTCtttcaaaaaacagaagcagagggGATATTTTACAGCTCATTCTAAGgtcagccttcagttcagttcattccagtcactcagtcgtgtctgactctttgcaaccccatgaatcacagcatgccaggcctccctgtccatcacttaccataataccaaaaccagacaaagacattgaAGCTAGAAGCTAAAGCTATAATAAACCAGTATCACTCATGGCAATAGATGTGAAAAATTTCAACCTCATATTAGCAGATAAAAATCCAACAATGTATACAAAATAATTGTATGGCACAAACAAGTGGAATTAAGCCTGAGTATACAAACtggttcaatatttgaaaatcatttaatgTAACCCATCATatcaacaagcaaacaaaaaaatcacacaatatatcaaaagatgattaaaaagcatttgacaaaatccaaccttcattcatgataaaaactctcagtaaaCCAGTAGTAGAGG is a window of Odocoileus virginianus isolate 20LAN1187 ecotype Illinois chromosome 23, Ovbor_1.2, whole genome shotgun sequence DNA encoding:
- the LOC110121558 gene encoding taste receptor type 2 member 10-like; the encoded protein is MLSLPEGLLIFVAVSESILGVLGNGFIGLAYCIECVKNKKFSTISFILMGLATSRICLIGLITTDGFVKIFSPEMYSSGYLIDCVTYLWVILNPSSVFFATSLSIFYFLKIANFSHHIFLWLRSDIKRVLLLLMGCLLISWLVTFPLTVKIISDIRAKNRSIVFSVKVHKSEFFRNQILLNLGTLLVFILCLITCILLFISLWRHNQRMLLNATGFRDPSTEAHIKAMKVLISFIILFILYFIGIIIEISCTTMSESKLLFIFGLTITALYPWGHSFILILGNNKLKQVFLRVLKQLNCWRKEKLLRTP